A window of Mucilaginibacter paludis DSM 18603 contains these coding sequences:
- a CDS encoding LruC domain-containing protein: MKKLITSLFIISLTGLVACKKNSTNTTDNTVTPTGNKIAPDGFNFSTAKTVTLNLTLKATNGDPLSGVVVSVYNPANTSADASIFKGVTNSNGILSAQISVPASLTQIIIDPSYLGLLRSAKANINGNAVTATIGGATGYSGDIVPETITVASGSTSDVSLLSTGTSIVFAYPSPYTSTDDAVLNTTQFPLSYGVPKYLETTSDVISASLLKYVNASLPESKPLPTTHPDYIANTAVSTLNVIAKSDVWITFVAEGAGNLNSLAFYTYTTGNPPATEADIKNATLVFPNASGLGSGGGLSAGNKVKIGTFNAGTSIGFILIGNGWTGKGVNVNATKFYSDSKLNPETDATLQRHTAVLYDDVHQLTLIGFEDLNRQSSSCDNDFNDIVFYATSNPVTGISNTGVAPVDKASDTDGDGVIDALDAFPNDATKAYISYFPSQTGYATLAFEDNWPLKGDYDMNDLVVNYRYTFVTNAQNQVVTIQGDYNVAAAGASYKNGFGVQLPIAASAVKSVTGQQFLDNYITLASNGVEAGQSKAVIIPFDNSNKLISNPGNAYFVNTLNTLSKVQGTTATVLITLTSPIAQTTLTASSLNPFLISNERRGYEIHLPGYAPTDKADTKLFGTNDDTSVPASGKYYISKDNWPWAMSFNGSFVYPLETVKITDAYPHFTDWASSAGSNFTDWYSNTASGYRTTSNLYLK; the protein is encoded by the coding sequence AGCACCCGATGGGTTTAATTTCAGTACGGCTAAAACGGTTACTTTAAATTTAACCCTGAAGGCCACCAATGGCGACCCCTTATCAGGTGTTGTAGTAAGCGTTTACAACCCGGCTAATACCAGTGCCGATGCCTCAATTTTTAAAGGAGTTACAAATAGCAATGGTATTCTATCGGCCCAGATCAGCGTACCTGCATCGCTAACACAAATTATTATCGACCCGTCGTATCTTGGTTTGTTGCGTAGTGCCAAAGCAAACATTAACGGTAACGCTGTAACCGCAACCATTGGCGGCGCAACCGGCTATAGTGGCGATATTGTTCCTGAAACGATAACTGTAGCATCAGGTTCAACATCTGATGTATCTTTATTAAGCACCGGTACATCCATTGTTTTTGCTTATCCTTCACCATATACTTCTACTGATGACGCGGTTTTAAATACCACGCAGTTTCCTTTAAGCTACGGAGTTCCCAAATACCTCGAAACAACATCCGATGTTATTTCTGCTTCGTTACTTAAATATGTAAACGCTTCGTTACCAGAATCCAAACCTTTGCCAACTACCCATCCTGATTACATTGCAAACACTGCTGTTTCAACCCTAAATGTGATTGCTAAATCTGATGTTTGGATAACTTTTGTAGCCGAAGGAGCAGGGAATTTAAACAGTTTGGCATTCTATACCTATACAACTGGCAACCCGCCCGCAACAGAGGCTGATATCAAAAACGCTACACTTGTTTTTCCAAACGCATCGGGTTTAGGATCTGGCGGTGGCTTAAGCGCTGGCAATAAAGTTAAGATAGGAACATTTAATGCAGGTACTTCTATCGGTTTTATATTGATAGGCAACGGGTGGACTGGTAAGGGGGTTAACGTAAATGCAACCAAATTTTACTCGGATAGCAAACTGAATCCGGAAACAGATGCTACATTGCAAAGGCATACCGCAGTATTGTATGACGATGTGCACCAACTTACCTTAATAGGCTTTGAAGATTTGAACAGGCAATCATCAAGCTGTGATAACGACTTTAACGATATCGTTTTTTACGCTACCTCAAACCCTGTTACCGGTATATCAAATACAGGTGTAGCTCCTGTTGATAAAGCTTCTGATACAGATGGCGACGGCGTTATTGATGCGCTGGATGCATTTCCAAACGATGCTACGAAGGCCTATATCAGTTATTTCCCTTCGCAAACAGGCTATGCCACACTCGCTTTTGAAGATAACTGGCCGCTTAAAGGTGATTATGATATGAACGACCTGGTTGTAAACTATCGCTATACTTTTGTAACCAATGCGCAAAACCAAGTGGTTACCATTCAGGGCGATTATAACGTGGCGGCAGCTGGTGCATCTTATAAAAACGGTTTTGGCGTACAGCTTCCTATCGCGGCATCAGCGGTAAAATCTGTAACAGGTCAGCAATTTTTAGATAATTATATCACATTAGCGTCCAATGGGGTAGAAGCAGGCCAGAGCAAGGCCGTAATTATTCCGTTTGATAATTCGAATAAATTGATCTCCAATCCGGGCAACGCTTATTTTGTAAATACGCTTAATACGCTTAGTAAAGTACAGGGAACTACAGCTACGGTGTTAATTACTTTAACCTCGCCTATAGCTCAAACTACTTTAACTGCATCATCATTAAATCCATTCCTGATCAGTAACGAAAGGCGCGGTTACGAAATTCACTTGCCGGGATACGCACCTACTGATAAAGCGGATACTAAATTATTCGGTACTAATGATGATACTTCGGTACCAGCTTCAGGTAAGTACTATATCTCAAAAGATAACTGGCCATGGGCTATGAGTTTCAACGGTTCATTTGTTTATCCTTTGGAAACAGTTAAAATAACGGATGCTTACCCGCACTTTACCGATTGGGCAAGTTCTGCAGGTTCAAATTTTACAGATTGGTATAGTAACACCGCCTCGGGTTATCGCACAACAAGTAATTTATATTTGAAATAA
- a CDS encoding LLM class flavin-dependent oxidoreductase: protein MTSKQLSAIPFSVLDLAAIAQGQTPADTFKHSLALAQQAEQLGYKRYWFAEHHNMMSVASSAPAVLIGYIAGGTQSIRVGSGGIMLPNHAPLIVAEQFGTLASLYPGRIDLGLGRAPGTDQLTALAIRGENMNASHQFPQDVERLQNFFSVDNRNSKVRANPGEGLDIPIWILGSSTDSARLAAAKGLPYAFASHFAPTYFMEAIKLYRENFRPSVHLDKPYVMACINVVAADTDEQAEYLSTSLKQFFMGVITGKRQLLQPPVANMEEIWNIYEREAVEQMLGYLFVGGPETLKQQMQLFVDQTQVDEVMATSHIFDHDAKMRSYKIFAEMLKSA from the coding sequence ATGACTTCGAAGCAATTATCAGCAATTCCATTTTCGGTACTTGATCTGGCAGCAATAGCACAGGGGCAAACACCAGCCGATACTTTTAAACATAGCCTTGCCCTGGCACAACAAGCCGAACAATTAGGGTATAAACGTTATTGGTTTGCCGAACACCATAACATGATGAGCGTGGCCAGTTCGGCCCCTGCGGTACTTATCGGTTATATTGCCGGTGGTACTCAATCCATCCGGGTAGGTTCGGGGGGCATTATGCTGCCAAACCATGCGCCCTTAATTGTAGCCGAGCAATTCGGTACATTAGCATCATTATACCCCGGGCGTATTGATCTTGGCTTAGGCAGGGCACCCGGAACCGACCAGCTAACAGCCCTTGCAATCCGCGGCGAGAATATGAATGCCTCTCATCAGTTTCCGCAGGATGTGGAAAGGTTGCAGAATTTCTTTTCGGTTGATAATCGTAACAGCAAGGTGCGCGCTAATCCCGGCGAGGGTTTGGATATCCCCATCTGGATACTCGGATCAAGCACCGACAGTGCACGTTTGGCAGCCGCTAAAGGCTTGCCTTATGCCTTTGCGAGCCATTTTGCACCCACCTACTTTATGGAGGCCATAAAATTGTACCGTGAAAATTTCAGGCCGTCGGTACATCTGGATAAACCTTATGTAATGGCTTGCATCAATGTTGTTGCAGCCGATACGGATGAACAGGCAGAGTATCTTTCCACATCGTTGAAACAGTTTTTTATGGGGGTAATTACAGGGAAGCGCCAGTTGTTACAGCCACCAGTAGCCAATATGGAAGAGATTTGGAATATTTACGAACGGGAAGCCGTAGAACAAATGTTGGGCTATTTATTTGTGGGCGGCCCCGAAACCCTTAAACAGCAGATGCAATTGTTTGTTGATCAAACGCAGGTTGACGAGGTGATGGCAACATCTCATATTTTTGATCATGATGCTAAAATGCGCTCCTATAAAATTTTTGCAGAAATGCTTAAATCGGCTTAA
- a CDS encoding sulfite oxidase-like oxidoreductase, translating into MEESEKLSRIIESRMKLKARFEEKMKLTPSVADDAPKGSGKTNRHGMPSIPIGQTATVKWPVLDLGYQPNIPLDRWRLTIDGAVENPVRLTWKDFLALPQTKDVSDFHCVTTWSKLDMHWKGVSLLDLAALVHPKETATHMMCYGYDTYTTNISLEEALKPDVLLVHTYDGQPLPIEHGGPVRMITPQLYAWKGSKWIKRIEFLTENKLGFWEDRGYSNTAYPWRNDRYSD; encoded by the coding sequence ATGGAAGAGTCGGAAAAATTAAGTCGCATCATCGAATCGCGCATGAAGCTCAAGGCCCGCTTTGAAGAAAAAATGAAGCTGACGCCTTCTGTAGCTGATGACGCTCCTAAAGGTTCGGGTAAAACTAACCGCCACGGCATGCCATCCATCCCCATCGGGCAAACTGCTACAGTGAAATGGCCCGTGCTGGATCTTGGCTATCAGCCTAATATTCCGCTCGACCGGTGGCGGCTAACTATTGACGGCGCGGTTGAAAATCCCGTGAGGTTAACCTGGAAAGATTTTTTGGCTTTACCGCAAACCAAGGATGTGTCCGATTTTCATTGCGTAACCACCTGGTCCAAATTGGATATGCACTGGAAAGGGGTGAGCCTGCTTGATCTGGCTGCCCTGGTACATCCTAAAGAGACTGCCACCCATATGATGTGTTATGGTTACGATACCTATACCACAAATATTTCGCTGGAAGAAGCTCTGAAGCCTGATGTATTACTGGTACATACCTATGACGGGCAGCCGCTGCCCATAGAGCATGGCGGACCTGTACGCATGATAACACCTCAGCTTTATGCATGGAAAGGGTCTAAATGGATCAAGCGTATCGAGTTTTTAACGGAAAATAAATTGGGTTTCTGGGAAGACAGGGGGTACTCTAACACAGCCTACCCCTGGAGAAATGACCGGTATAGCGATTGA
- a CDS encoding RluA family pseudouridine synthase → MKIPKFQDLILFENPDIIVVNKPPFISSLDEREGGEINMLRLAKNYWADAQICHRLDKETSGALIIAKNPEAYRFVSIQFEKRRVRKIYHAIIEGTHVFEDLQIDLPILNAGKGNVTISRQEGKRAETHFQSLKYFKHYTLVQCRPVTGRMHQIRIHLATQRASIAGDEMYKGKPVFLSAIKRGYRLGKEQEELPIMKRFALHAYEVTFKTDEDNEITIHAPYPKDFDTLLKLLEKFDS, encoded by the coding sequence ATGAAGATACCCAAGTTCCAGGACCTGATATTATTTGAAAATCCTGATATTATTGTTGTAAATAAACCCCCATTCATCAGCTCGCTGGATGAGCGTGAAGGCGGTGAAATTAATATGTTGCGCCTGGCTAAAAATTATTGGGCCGATGCGCAGATCTGCCACCGTTTGGATAAAGAAACATCAGGCGCCTTAATCATCGCCAAAAATCCGGAGGCATACCGTTTTGTATCCATCCAGTTTGAAAAACGCCGGGTGAGGAAAATATACCACGCCATTATTGAGGGGACTCACGTGTTTGAAGACCTGCAGATTGATTTACCGATATTAAATGCCGGTAAAGGCAATGTAACCATTAGCAGGCAGGAGGGTAAGCGCGCCGAAACGCATTTCCAGTCGTTAAAATACTTTAAGCATTACACGCTGGTTCAATGCCGGCCTGTAACCGGGCGCATGCACCAGATCCGGATTCACCTGGCTACACAGCGCGCCTCGATAGCCGGTGATGAAATGTATAAAGGCAAGCCCGTATTTTTATCTGCCATTAAGCGCGGCTACCGTTTAGGAAAAGAGCAGGAGGAATTGCCTATTATGAAACGCTTTGCGTTGCATGCTTACGAAGTTACTTTTAAAACGGATGAAGATAACGAAATTACCATCCATGCGCCATATCCAAAAGATTTTGATACGCTGTTGAAGTTGTTAGAGAAGTTTGATTCGTGA
- a CDS encoding DUF817 domain-containing protein — MKIALRQLWLFGVQQALSCLFPALIFLSLALSHLFTGWLPRYDFMLMMCILIQLVMYFTKLETKGEVLVIGVFHLLGLMMELFKVYVGSWSYPEAAHTKFFGVPLYSGFMYASVASFMCQAWRRLDIQIIHWPQHIWARIVAALIYVNFFTNHFIHDMRYLIGLLVLAAFIRSVVLFHIEGKIYRIPVIIAFFLIGFFIWIAENAATKLGAWQYAYQHKGWTMVNLQKLSSWAFLVIVSFIIVAELKMLKTEIKGDR, encoded by the coding sequence ATGAAAATAGCTCTTCGCCAACTCTGGCTTTTTGGTGTTCAGCAGGCATTATCCTGTTTGTTTCCGGCCTTAATATTTCTTTCGCTGGCGCTATCGCACCTGTTTACAGGTTGGTTGCCCCGGTATGATTTTATGCTGATGATGTGTATACTGATCCAGCTGGTTATGTATTTTACTAAACTGGAAACTAAGGGTGAGGTATTGGTGATAGGTGTATTCCATTTGCTCGGCTTGATGATGGAACTCTTTAAAGTATACGTGGGCTCATGGAGTTATCCGGAGGCTGCTCATACCAAATTTTTCGGAGTGCCTTTATACAGTGGCTTTATGTATGCCAGCGTAGCCAGCTTTATGTGCCAGGCCTGGCGGCGTTTAGATATACAGATTATCCATTGGCCACAACATATCTGGGCCAGGATAGTTGCTGCGCTTATTTATGTTAACTTTTTTACCAACCATTTTATTCACGATATGCGCTACCTCATCGGCTTATTGGTACTTGCTGCTTTTATCCGCTCGGTAGTGTTATTCCATATCGAAGGCAAAATTTACCGTATACCCGTGATCATCGCCTTCTTTTTAATTGGCTTTTTTATTTGGATAGCCGAAAACGCGGCTACCAAACTCGGTGCCTGGCAATACGCTTATCAACACAAAGGCTGGACAATGGTGAATCTGCAAAAATTAAGCTCCTGGGCATTCCTGGTTATTGTAAGTTTTATTATCGTAGCCGAGTTAAAGATGCTTAAAACTGAGATTAAGGGGGACAGGTAA
- a CDS encoding oxygenase MpaB family protein, translated as MKYFVDKKSIVRQIWGKGDTILFIFAGASAEFALNKAVDWLYFTGRLPSDPLGRLFSTVAYARQIIFSEYDNAIKTIDQITAIHQGVEQSRGEKIPDWAYRDVLFMLIDYSIRSFELLERKLSIAEKEDIFAVFYQVGLHMRLAGLPLNFKQWQSMREQHLQENLVRSKFTVNLYQQYLKHLGSARYQALKQAQVLVVPKKVNQLLNLGGIRWLYPVVGLYRLARTIKLEGILKNAILPPAYKAQIMDLDIAD; from the coding sequence ATGAAATACTTCGTTGATAAAAAATCAATAGTGCGCCAAATTTGGGGTAAGGGCGATACCATACTGTTCATTTTTGCTGGCGCCTCTGCCGAATTTGCTTTGAACAAGGCTGTGGACTGGCTTTATTTTACGGGAAGACTGCCATCGGATCCCTTAGGCAGGTTGTTTTCTACAGTGGCTTACGCGAGGCAAATCATTTTTTCAGAATACGACAATGCGATTAAAACCATCGATCAAATTACAGCCATCCATCAAGGTGTTGAACAAAGCCGGGGCGAAAAAATACCTGACTGGGCCTACCGGGACGTATTGTTTATGCTGATCGATTACTCTATCCGCTCTTTCGAACTATTGGAACGCAAATTATCGATAGCAGAAAAAGAAGATATTTTCGCTGTGTTTTACCAGGTAGGCTTGCATATGCGCCTGGCAGGCTTACCCCTTAACTTTAAGCAATGGCAAAGCATGCGCGAGCAACATCTTCAGGAAAACCTGGTTCGCAGCAAATTTACGGTCAACCTGTATCAGCAATACCTGAAACATCTGGGCTCCGCAAGATACCAGGCGCTTAAACAGGCCCAGGTTTTGGTAGTACCTAAAAAGGTAAATCAATTACTTAATTTAGGTGGTATACGCTGGTTATATCCCGTAGTGGGCCTATACCGCCTTGCACGTACAATCAAGCTGGAAGGGATATTAAAAAACGCCATTCTTCCGCCAGCTTATAAAGCGCAGATCATGGACCTGGACATAGCCGATTGA
- a CDS encoding Na+/H+ antiporter, producing the protein MHQIVIQYTCLLIIILFTVMLAQKIKIAYPILLVLIGLPLGFVPFLRGIEIKPELIFVIFLPPLLYESAWNTSWKDFWKWRRVISSFAFPVVIITSCVVAFVSSALIPGFSLATGFLLGGIVSPPDAVSASAILKNIKVPKRFITIVEGESLMNDASSLVVFRFALAAVLTGSFVFSQAAVSFVLVIVMGIAIGLVIALLFYAMHRWLPTSANMDVVLTFITPYAMYITAEEFHFSGVLAVVSGGLFLSAQRHSFLSNRSRLQGINVWEAVAFVLNGFVFILIGLEFPMIVKDLGRDGLQSAIIYSLIINGVLIATRFASTFGATLITMLMSKIITVADPTPGWRAPILFGWTGMRGVVSLAAALSIPVALSSGQPFPYRSLILFITFTVILVSLILQGLTLPALVKWVNMPDPDYTVSFEQQKQMVRKKLSNLALTILKEQYPQQAQQNNMVVSLKLKLETDMELLKDWEQDGNQQRADEYYDEYRKIMTHLTGEQRKLLLTLNKKENIDDDIVRQQLELLDLEEEKLRQHFSLGEE; encoded by the coding sequence ATGCATCAAATTGTTATTCAATACACCTGCCTGCTAATCATTATTTTGTTCACGGTTATGCTGGCACAAAAAATAAAAATAGCTTATCCTATTTTACTGGTTTTGATTGGTTTGCCGCTTGGTTTTGTACCTTTTTTACGTGGCATAGAAATAAAACCCGAACTTATTTTTGTGATTTTTTTGCCGCCACTCCTTTATGAATCGGCCTGGAACACGTCATGGAAAGATTTTTGGAAATGGCGCCGGGTAATCAGTAGTTTTGCCTTTCCCGTTGTTATCATTACTTCGTGCGTGGTGGCCTTTGTATCATCGGCACTTATACCTGGGTTCAGTTTAGCAACCGGGTTTTTATTAGGCGGAATTGTTTCGCCACCGGATGCTGTTTCGGCCAGCGCGATATTAAAGAACATCAAAGTACCCAAACGATTTATCACGATAGTGGAGGGCGAAAGTTTGATGAACGATGCTTCCAGTTTGGTGGTTTTCAGGTTTGCGCTGGCAGCTGTATTGACAGGCAGTTTTGTTTTTAGCCAGGCTGCCGTAAGTTTTGTATTGGTTATTGTGATGGGGATTGCTATAGGCCTCGTGATAGCTCTTTTATTTTATGCCATGCACAGATGGCTGCCCACATCGGCCAATATGGATGTGGTGCTTACTTTCATCACACCCTATGCCATGTACATCACGGCAGAAGAGTTTCATTTTTCGGGCGTACTGGCCGTAGTAAGCGGTGGCTTGTTCTTATCGGCACAACGGCATAGTTTTTTATCAAACCGCAGCCGTTTACAAGGCATTAATGTATGGGAAGCCGTGGCGTTTGTACTTAACGGATTCGTTTTCATCCTGATTGGATTAGAGTTCCCGATGATTGTTAAAGATCTGGGCCGTGATGGACTGCAATCAGCTATAATTTATAGCTTGATTATCAACGGAGTGCTTATCGCAACACGATTTGCCAGCACATTTGGCGCAACGCTAATCACCATGTTGATGAGCAAAATTATTACCGTAGCCGACCCAACGCCGGGTTGGCGTGCCCCGATACTATTTGGATGGACGGGCATGCGTGGCGTTGTATCGCTGGCCGCGGCTTTAAGTATCCCGGTGGCGCTGAGCTCCGGGCAACCATTTCCATACCGAAGCCTGATCCTGTTCATTACCTTCACCGTAATTTTGGTATCGCTCATTTTGCAGGGACTAACCTTGCCAGCCTTAGTAAAATGGGTTAATATGCCCGACCCAGATTATACCGTATCATTCGAACAGCAAAAACAAATGGTCAGGAAAAAGCTCTCTAACCTCGCCTTAACCATACTAAAAGAGCAATATCCACAACAAGCTCAGCAAAATAATATGGTAGTTTCGTTGAAACTCAAACTGGAAACAGACATGGAATTGCTAAAAGATTGGGAGCAGGACGGTAATCAGCAGCGCGCAGACGAATATTATGATGAATACCGAAAAATTATGACTCACCTGACGGGCGAACAACGTAAACTATTGCTCACGCTTAATAAAAAAGAAAACATTGACGACGACATCGTTCGCCAACAACTGGAACTGCTTGATCTGGAAGAAGAAAAGCTACGTCAGCATTTTAGTTTGGGCGAAGAATAA
- a CDS encoding NAD-dependent epimerase/dehydratase family protein translates to MKVLVTGSAGKLGAAVMAKLKAASVQAIGADLIPSSTTDLILDIKHKDQVNQACQDIDAIIHTAAIHGKHYDLNYPREEFIDTNIYGTLNLLNASVQLGIKQFLYISTTSIYGDAMVNPVQAVWVDELLPERPRDIYDITKQAAEQLCRDFFYKEGLQTSVYRVGRFLPEESNLQANHRLYRGLDERDGAEALYLALQHHFEDFEIFNIASSSPFTKDDLKILKDNPVEVILKMYPEAADIYRAKNWSFPKSIDRIYVTDKAKKLLGYSPQFTFKYLLSN, encoded by the coding sequence ATGAAAGTATTGGTTACCGGTTCGGCAGGTAAACTCGGGGCGGCAGTTATGGCCAAGCTAAAGGCAGCAAGTGTGCAAGCCATCGGTGCCGACCTCATTCCCAGTTCCACTACCGATTTAATTCTCGATATAAAACATAAGGATCAGGTTAATCAAGCTTGCCAGGATATTGACGCTATTATTCATACGGCGGCAATTCATGGTAAACATTATGATCTAAACTATCCGAGAGAGGAGTTTATTGATACTAATATTTACGGTACATTAAATTTATTAAACGCCTCAGTTCAGCTCGGTATTAAGCAGTTTCTTTATATCAGTACTACCTCCATTTATGGCGATGCAATGGTCAATCCGGTACAGGCTGTTTGGGTAGACGAGCTGTTACCTGAACGGCCAAGGGATATCTATGACATTACCAAACAGGCGGCTGAGCAATTATGTAGAGATTTTTTTTATAAAGAGGGCCTGCAAACTTCGGTGTACCGGGTTGGACGCTTCTTACCTGAAGAGAGCAACCTGCAAGCTAATCACCGGCTGTATCGTGGTCTTGACGAGCGCGACGGAGCAGAGGCGCTGTACTTAGCCTTGCAGCATCATTTTGAAGATTTCGAGATTTTTAATATTGCGAGTAGCAGCCCATTTACCAAAGATGATTTAAAAATATTGAAGGACAACCCGGTTGAAGTTATCCTTAAGATGTACCCGGAAGCTGCTGATATTTACCGAGCAAAGAATTGGTCGTTCCCCAAAAGTATCGACAGGATTTATGTTACAGACAAGGCAAAGAAACTATTAGGATATTCCCCACAGTTCACGTTCAAGTATCTGCTCAGTAATTGA
- a CDS encoding SDR family oxidoreductase, which translates to MKKVILVTGASSGIGLACANALQANGHIVYGSARDLKRLKGTPFKPIELDVTQDDSVKAAIDAIIKAEGKLDVLVNNAGNGVAGPAYAMPVENAKEQFEVNFFGVVRMCGAVLPGMIAKGQGLIVNISSLAGLFGLPYQSMYSASKYAIEGYSQSLRMELRNTGIKVSIINPGDFKSDFSQNRSKIPFTIKNEKLEQEYNAAVAAMEKDESIAPSPESLAKQLCKIVDASNPSHRYLVGQVGQTIAPTLKRILPGSLFEKLMNDHYGIK; encoded by the coding sequence ATGAAAAAAGTAATTCTTGTAACAGGGGCATCATCGGGTATAGGTTTAGCCTGTGCAAACGCACTACAGGCTAATGGCCATATTGTATACGGCTCGGCCCGTGATTTGAAAAGATTGAAAGGCACACCGTTTAAGCCCATTGAATTGGATGTTACTCAGGATGATTCGGTAAAAGCCGCTATTGACGCGATTATTAAAGCTGAAGGAAAACTGGACGTACTTGTAAATAATGCAGGTAACGGCGTAGCCGGACCAGCATACGCCATGCCGGTTGAAAATGCAAAAGAGCAGTTTGAAGTAAACTTTTTTGGCGTTGTTAGAATGTGCGGTGCCGTTTTGCCAGGCATGATAGCTAAAGGGCAAGGTTTAATTGTTAATATCAGTTCGCTGGCAGGTTTATTCGGCTTGCCTTATCAAAGCATGTACAGCGCTTCAAAATATGCTATTGAAGGTTACTCGCAAAGCTTACGCATGGAGCTGCGCAACACAGGTATTAAAGTATCGATCATCAATCCCGGTGATTTTAAATCCGACTTTAGCCAAAACCGTAGCAAAATACCTTTTACCATAAAAAATGAGAAGCTTGAGCAAGAGTATAACGCTGCTGTAGCTGCCATGGAAAAGGATGAAAGTATAGCGCCAAGCCCGGAGTCGCTTGCTAAACAGTTATGCAAAATTGTTGATGCATCAAACCCATCGCACCGCTACCTGGTTGGGCAGGTTGGCCAAACTATTGCACCCACGTTAAAACGGATATTGCCAGGCTCGTTATTTGAAAAACTAATGAACGACCATTACGGTATTAAATAG